A DNA window from Sulfurimonas hongkongensis contains the following coding sequences:
- a CDS encoding CinA family protein, producing the protein MKLHLIFIGNKFFYNTSLQDYIIRKVRQKCDFIDSITYFKESDNSLFLYLEEEINTNNKLLIITTKQNFSTIGKLICTVTSDNQILKDNMLIPSNSSAYEDNSYLLEYKDAMINVLHIDEMQKMPEVLLAAQENSAVVHIFEKTGDEASRILNPIAQTFDVNIDVITLIDGWLRVDIVSKKFGEMSNFIRSAKQLLPQNLIAASNMTHYIIETLSRAQKRVTFAESCTGGLLSYYFTRENGASKILDGALITYSNSIKENWLAVDANILEKNGAVSAKVVKEMCEGALNVSSADYALAVSGIAGDTGGTEYKPVGTVYVGVSSKTHHAHMHLRLDGDRNYVQRQSVLFAIKMLILIDKEIFF; encoded by the coding sequence ATGAAGCTGCATCTCATATTTATTGGCAATAAATTTTTTTACAATACCTCGCTCCAAGACTATATTATAAGAAAAGTGAGACAAAAGTGTGACTTTATAGACTCCATAACCTACTTTAAAGAGAGTGATAACTCACTTTTTTTGTACCTTGAAGAGGAGATAAATACAAATAATAAGCTCCTCATCATAACAACAAAGCAAAACTTCTCAACCATAGGAAAGCTTATCTGCACAGTTACAAGTGACAACCAAATTCTAAAAGATAATATGCTTATTCCCTCAAATAGTTCAGCTTATGAAGATAACAGTTATCTTTTAGAGTATAAAGATGCGATGATAAATGTGCTTCATATAGATGAGATGCAAAAAATGCCAGAGGTCTTATTAGCTGCACAGGAAAATAGTGCAGTTGTGCATATTTTTGAAAAAACTGGGGATGAAGCAAGTAGAATTTTAAATCCAATAGCTCAAACATTTGATGTCAATATAGATGTCATAACTCTTATAGATGGCTGGCTTAGAGTGGATATTGTGAGTAAAAAGTTTGGAGAGATGTCAAATTTTATAAGATCAGCAAAACAACTTTTACCCCAAAACCTTATAGCCGCTTCAAATATGACTCATTACATCATAGAGACACTCTCAAGAGCTCAAAAAAGAGTAACTTTTGCAGAGAGTTGTACAGGTGGGCTTTTATCTTACTACTTTACAAGAGAAAATGGAGCTTCTAAAATCCTTGATGGTGCACTGATTACCTACTCAAACTCCATAAAAGAAAATTGGCTCGCAGTAGATGCTAATATCTTAGAGAAAAATGGAGCTGTAAGTGCTAAGGTAGTAAAAGAGATGTGTGAGGGTGCTCTAAATGTAAGTAGTGCAGACTATGCACTAGCCGTTAGCGGTATAGCAGGAGACACTGGAGGAACTGAATATAAGCCAGTTGGAACTGTTTATGTGGGAGTTAGCTCAAAAACCCATCACGCTCATATGCACTTAAGATTAGATGGAGATAGGAACTATGTACAGAGACAAAGTGTGTTATTTGCGATAAAAATGCTTATTTTAATAGACAAAGAGATATTTTTTTAA